The following coding sequences lie in one Silvibacterium dinghuense genomic window:
- a CDS encoding TonB-dependent receptor, translating into MTAQTQGWFFRCIATDRTSRFCFRGQRGDKYISLRSALVVLALFFGFSFGLHAQNTAAQLGGTITDTSGAVVANAHLSIKNEGTGLVREADSDASGTYVFRALPPGVYTLTVGAPGFESFVQKGIQLTVAQNATLAVGLKIGSTSDTVTVTGGAELINTTSAELGQVIGQNQVTELPLNGRDPSNLVFVAAGVSNELFSQASTLTGSNSFATESGASAGGQRQGSAWYLLDGVANMDTFDLLASPFPDSDATQEFRVVTNNFDAQYGFAPMAIVSIQTRSGTNEFHGGLFEFVRNNDLNAKNYFTGAVDLLKQNQFGGYIGGPVLRNKLFFFTNYQGTRRSYNSSSNVTYTPTQAMLDGDFSSVPASNLTGPLAGVFQTVDGKAQQVSTSLFSPGALAIAKSLPLGSNAATGETNYATPAETQTYNQLTSRLDYNLSQKQQIFARSFLYTFNQPGRTTVGDILSGVNANTGVYLNLAAGHTWTISPTLLNSAILSWQQYDFSTGTKEYNASGQPVCLSEYIAVSDPTGECYIGGLEAFDGNSLYGGGLGFSAFTGDPNDTHRRYWIFTDTLTKTLGKHTLLAGANLMHRYGYEYYGGEVNAQVDFTGQYTGFPLADFLLGYLYSMSQGAGESGSEQGWLMGYFVQDQYKLRPNLTVTAGLRWDPNFALTIAHGRGAAFIPGQQSTRYPNAPLGLVFVGDKGVGPGVMPSTYGYFEPRLGIAWQARSNTVVRAAFGMFTTPMEDAFYNHVWDAAPFAPDYSLNGGSTTPLDFDKPWSSFTATGGVSPFPPFASPSQVPSSNVTFTTPVALPAVFSTNLKLGITQTWNLSLEQQFAKNWALHIAYVGAESFHQATTVDQNPGHYFGTPTNANNGSRTTYPNFSAIIQVQDGATSHYSALQAGIQKHLSWGLQFQSNFTWSRDTDVGGSGDPSFESSVSDPYSIRHDYGLSSLNYPIMWVSDFVYEFPKLEHSGLLMKNVLGGWEFSGLYTAMSGPPFTMNGGEGNNNSFFNENQDRADVVPGQHANVRQGGKSHWLNSYFNTAAFTNNAYGTPGNSQKFSIQEAPIETADLAVLKNWTIRQQYKLQFRWEAFNALNHPSFGQPDSNPGDSNFGQITSIGNVAPRVMQGALKFTF; encoded by the coding sequence ATGACTGCACAAACACAAGGTTGGTTCTTCCGGTGTATCGCAACAGACCGCACATCACGCTTCTGTTTCCGCGGACAGCGTGGGGATAAATACATTTCACTCCGCAGCGCCCTAGTCGTTCTGGCGCTGTTCTTCGGCTTCTCCTTTGGGCTGCATGCGCAGAACACTGCGGCGCAGCTTGGAGGAACGATCACGGACACCAGCGGCGCAGTGGTTGCGAACGCTCATCTGTCGATCAAAAATGAGGGCACGGGACTGGTGCGCGAGGCCGACAGCGACGCGAGCGGCACCTATGTCTTCCGCGCGCTTCCACCTGGCGTCTACACGTTGACGGTGGGCGCTCCAGGGTTCGAATCTTTTGTGCAAAAAGGAATCCAGCTTACCGTTGCGCAGAATGCCACGCTGGCGGTGGGGCTGAAAATTGGAAGCACCAGCGATACCGTCACCGTAACCGGCGGCGCCGAGCTGATCAATACGACGTCGGCGGAATTAGGGCAGGTTATCGGGCAGAACCAGGTGACGGAGCTTCCACTCAACGGCCGCGATCCCTCGAATCTTGTCTTCGTGGCCGCGGGCGTCAGCAATGAGCTTTTCTCGCAGGCATCGACTTTAACCGGCAGCAACTCCTTCGCAACGGAATCGGGAGCATCGGCAGGCGGGCAACGCCAGGGCAGCGCCTGGTACCTGCTGGATGGCGTAGCCAACATGGATACCTTCGACCTGCTTGCGTCTCCATTTCCCGACTCGGATGCGACTCAGGAGTTTCGCGTCGTGACCAACAATTTCGATGCTCAATATGGTTTTGCTCCGATGGCCATCGTCAGTATCCAGACGCGTTCGGGCACGAATGAATTCCATGGCGGGTTGTTCGAGTTTGTCCGCAACAACGATTTGAATGCAAAGAACTATTTCACTGGCGCGGTCGACCTGCTCAAGCAGAATCAGTTCGGCGGTTATATCGGCGGTCCTGTCCTGCGCAACAAGCTTTTCTTCTTCACGAACTACCAGGGGACGCGCCGCAGCTATAACTCTTCTTCGAATGTTACGTACACGCCGACACAGGCGATGCTGGATGGAGACTTCAGTTCTGTGCCTGCTTCCAATCTCACCGGCCCGCTGGCTGGGGTATTTCAGACCGTCGATGGAAAGGCGCAACAGGTGAGTACCAGCCTCTTCAGTCCGGGCGCGCTGGCCATCGCCAAATCGCTGCCTCTGGGCTCGAATGCAGCGACCGGTGAAACGAACTATGCGACTCCGGCGGAAACACAGACCTATAACCAGCTCACTTCGCGGCTGGATTATAACCTCTCGCAGAAGCAGCAGATTTTTGCACGCAGCTTTCTTTACACCTTCAACCAACCCGGGCGAACCACTGTCGGCGATATTCTCTCCGGAGTGAATGCCAATACCGGCGTTTATCTGAACCTCGCCGCAGGGCATACGTGGACGATCAGCCCGACGCTGCTCAACAGCGCCATTCTCTCCTGGCAGCAGTATGACTTTTCGACCGGCACGAAAGAGTACAACGCAAGCGGCCAACCGGTCTGCCTATCGGAATACATTGCTGTTTCCGATCCGACCGGCGAGTGCTACATCGGCGGTCTGGAAGCCTTCGATGGCAATTCACTCTATGGCGGCGGCCTTGGCTTCAGCGCCTTCACGGGTGATCCCAACGATACCCACCGCCGTTACTGGATTTTTACCGATACGCTGACCAAGACTCTGGGTAAGCACACACTGCTGGCTGGAGCCAACCTCATGCACCGCTATGGCTACGAGTATTACGGCGGCGAAGTGAATGCGCAGGTGGACTTCACCGGGCAGTACACGGGATTTCCGCTCGCCGATTTTCTGCTCGGCTATCTCTACAGCATGAGCCAAGGCGCCGGCGAATCCGGAAGTGAGCAGGGATGGTTGATGGGCTACTTCGTTCAGGATCAGTACAAGCTTCGTCCCAACTTAACTGTGACCGCCGGTCTTCGCTGGGACCCGAACTTTGCCTTGACCATCGCTCACGGACGTGGCGCTGCGTTCATTCCTGGCCAGCAGAGCACCCGTTATCCCAATGCTCCGCTCGGTCTTGTGTTTGTCGGCGATAAAGGCGTCGGGCCCGGGGTTATGCCCAGCACGTATGGATACTTCGAACCGCGTCTCGGTATCGCCTGGCAGGCACGTTCGAATACCGTGGTACGCGCAGCCTTCGGCATGTTCACGACGCCGATGGAAGATGCCTTTTATAACCACGTGTGGGATGCTGCGCCATTCGCACCGGATTATTCTCTGAATGGAGGCAGTACCACTCCGCTCGATTTCGACAAGCCGTGGAGCAGCTTCACGGCGACGGGAGGCGTCAGCCCGTTCCCGCCTTTCGCGTCACCTTCACAAGTGCCATCGTCGAATGTCACCTTTACCACGCCTGTTGCGCTGCCGGCAGTCTTTTCCACGAACCTCAAGCTCGGCATCACTCAGACATGGAATCTCTCGCTGGAGCAGCAGTTCGCGAAGAACTGGGCGCTGCATATCGCTTACGTTGGCGCGGAGTCCTTTCACCAGGCTACGACGGTAGACCAGAACCCCGGCCACTACTTCGGCACGCCGACGAATGCGAATAACGGAAGCCGCACGACCTATCCCAACTTCAGCGCGATCATTCAGGTACAGGATGGCGCGACCTCGCACTACTCCGCTCTGCAGGCAGGCATTCAGAAGCACCTCTCCTGGGGACTGCAGTTTCAGAGCAACTTCACCTGGTCGCGCGATACGGACGTAGGCGGATCCGGAGATCCTTCGTTCGAATCCAGCGTGAGCGATCCGTACTCTATCCGTCACGACTACGGCCTCTCCAGCCTCAACTACCCGATCATGTGGGTGAGCGATTTCGTTTACGAATTTCCCAAGCTCGAGCACTCCGGCCTGCTGATGAAAAACGTTCTCGGAGGATGGGAGTTCTCGGGTCTCTACACCGCCATGTCCGGGCCGCCATTTACGATGAACGGTGGCGAAGGCAACAACAACTCCTTCTTCAATGAGAATCAGGACCGTGCCGATGTTGTTCCCGGACAACACGCGAATGTCCGCCAGGGTGGCAAGAGCCACTGGCTCAACAGCTACTTCAACACCGCCGCCTTCACGAACAATGCCTACGGCACGCCGGGTAACTCGCAGAAGTTTTCTATTCAGGAAGCCCCTATCGAGACCGCGGATCTGGCTGTTCTTAAGAACTGGACCATCCGCCAGCAGTATAAGTTGCAGTTTCGTTGGGAGGCATTTAACGCACTTAATCATCCGAGCTTCGGGCAACCGGACTCCAATCCTGGAGATTCGAACTTCGGACAGATCACCAGCATCGGTAATGTCGCACCGCGCGTGATGCAGGGCGCTCTCAAGTTCACCTTCTAA
- a CDS encoding acyltransferase family protein, with protein MTQKSTQTMTATSPRLQFIDVLRGITVGFMIMVNNNGQNELAYRAMNHSPWNGFTPTDLVFPTFLFVMGVSVVLSFRGRRAQSTPKRTLLLHVLRRFVILVLLGLIVNGFPYFHLETLRIYGVLQRIAVCYLLASLLELATGRIAPRILLFVAALVGYWALMRWVPVPGYGLPGRDIPLLDPDRNLVAYLDRHIFPGRLFEGTRDPEGLLSDLPSFASTLMGMMAGWYLKRTRATWRTFAVFLLSGLISLAAGLLWSQSFPLNKKLWTSSYVLYAGGWSLVLFATCYLLCELWQLRGRWTLPWIVFGTNAIAAYVFSELLSSAVATFHIHSRLSIQQYVYSHFFRLIGSPAFGSLVYSVVFAALCWGVVWQLYRRGIFIRL; from the coding sequence ATGACGCAAAAATCGACGCAGACGATGACCGCGACAAGCCCGCGGCTGCAGTTCATCGATGTGCTGCGCGGCATCACCGTCGGCTTCATGATCATGGTGAATAATAACGGGCAGAATGAGCTGGCTTATCGCGCCATGAATCATTCTCCATGGAACGGCTTTACCCCGACCGACCTGGTATTTCCCACATTTCTTTTTGTGATGGGCGTCTCCGTGGTTCTTTCCTTTCGCGGACGCCGCGCGCAATCGACACCGAAGCGCACGCTCCTGCTGCATGTGCTGCGGCGTTTTGTCATTCTCGTGCTGCTGGGGCTGATCGTTAACGGATTTCCTTACTTTCATCTCGAGACGCTGCGCATCTACGGCGTCCTCCAGCGCATTGCCGTCTGCTATCTGCTCGCCAGCCTGCTGGAGCTGGCTACCGGCCGCATTGCGCCACGCATTTTGCTTTTTGTCGCCGCTCTGGTGGGCTACTGGGCGCTGATGCGCTGGGTCCCGGTGCCAGGTTACGGATTGCCCGGCCGCGATATCCCGCTTCTTGATCCGGATCGCAACCTGGTCGCGTATCTCGACCGGCATATCTTTCCTGGGCGTCTCTTTGAAGGCACGCGCGACCCCGAAGGCCTGCTGAGCGATCTTCCATCGTTTGCCAGCACCTTGATGGGGATGATGGCCGGGTGGTATCTGAAGCGCACGCGTGCCACCTGGCGCACCTTTGCGGTGTTTCTGCTCTCCGGTCTTATCTCGCTGGCTGCCGGCCTGTTGTGGTCACAAAGTTTTCCCCTGAACAAAAAACTCTGGACCAGCTCTTACGTGCTCTATGCCGGCGGATGGAGCCTGGTTCTCTTCGCTACCTGTTATCTGCTCTGCGAGCTATGGCAGCTGCGGGGCCGCTGGACATTGCCATGGATTGTCTTCGGCACCAATGCCATTGCCGCGTATGTATTTTCGGAACTGCTCTCATCGGCAGTCGCCACTTTTCACATTCACTCCCGCCTGTCGATTCAGCAGTATGTGTACTCGCACTTCTTTCGCCTCATCGGATCGCCAGCCTTCGGATCGCTGGTCTACTCCGTGGTGTTCGCGGCTCTCTGCTGGGGCGTCGTCTGGCAACTCTACCGCCGAGGCATTTTCATCAGGCTGTAA
- a CDS encoding alpha-N-acetylglucosaminidase produces MLVRQLGEAFPEIEISEIPLEGEQEVYEIEAAEGRLKVRGSSAVAICRGVYSYLRESCGSMITWSGQHLDLPAQWPTAAAQRVVCPYRFVQYLNPCTYGYTMAFWDWARWERELDWMALHGINMPLAMEGQEAIWQQVWLSFGLSESEVDQFSTGPGHLPWHRMGNINNFDGPLSQNWIEQKRLLQKKILDRMRELDMKPVAPAFAGFVPQGFKRVHPEAETFTLLWLPEEFKTIPRSTRTFILHPGQTELYREIGKRFIERYKAEYGEVSYYLADTFNELSVPVREEHREKDLERFGRTVYEGILAGDPEGTWVMQGWAFVYDAKFWDNAAVAALLRGVPDDRMLILDYSNDLAADVKGKYSPEQWKLQKAFFGKQWLHGMAHTFGGNNNIKGNLSLMASAGAAALASAQRGNLAGWSMCPEGIENNEVVYELMTDAAWQREAIDLDIWIPAYCRSRYGACPESMRKAWELLQKTAYGSHIWMTKQAWQTEPGSHPEAVAVNAGPEYQQAVELFLACAPQLGGSELYRNDVIELTVQAVGGYVDKVLAAAVALYPDRRDDAVRHAAQAVVWMEAMDGLLNIRTDRRLETWTTAARSWARNNAEAAFYDENARRLITTWGWPELSDYAARAWSGLARDYYAARWKAWFEARHRGAAFSLDLWQQTWLSSPYRPSPATPVGDAVVESRRLLEACRRYEI; encoded by the coding sequence GTGCTCGTGCGCCAGCTCGGAGAGGCCTTCCCGGAGATCGAGATCTCCGAGATTCCGCTCGAGGGAGAGCAGGAAGTTTATGAGATCGAGGCTGCCGAGGGCAGGCTGAAGGTCCGCGGAAGCAGCGCCGTCGCCATCTGCCGCGGTGTTTATTCGTACCTGCGCGAGAGCTGCGGTTCGATGATTACCTGGAGCGGGCAACATCTGGATTTGCCTGCGCAGTGGCCGACAGCGGCGGCGCAGCGGGTGGTCTGCCCGTATCGGTTTGTCCAGTACCTGAATCCCTGCACCTACGGGTACACCATGGCTTTCTGGGACTGGGCGCGATGGGAGCGCGAGCTGGACTGGATGGCCTTGCACGGCATCAATATGCCGCTGGCCATGGAGGGGCAGGAGGCCATCTGGCAGCAGGTATGGCTCTCTTTCGGCCTCAGCGAAAGCGAGGTCGACCAATTCTCCACGGGCCCGGGCCATCTTCCCTGGCACCGGATGGGCAACATCAACAACTTCGATGGGCCTCTTTCCCAGAATTGGATCGAGCAGAAGCGTCTTCTCCAGAAGAAGATTCTCGACCGGATGCGTGAGCTGGACATGAAGCCGGTGGCTCCTGCCTTTGCCGGTTTTGTGCCACAGGGCTTCAAGAGAGTCCATCCCGAGGCAGAGACCTTCACGCTCCTTTGGCTGCCGGAGGAATTCAAGACCATCCCTCGCAGTACACGGACCTTTATCCTGCACCCGGGACAGACGGAGCTTTATCGCGAGATCGGAAAGCGCTTCATCGAGCGCTACAAGGCGGAGTACGGAGAGGTCTCCTACTATCTTGCGGACACCTTCAATGAGCTTTCGGTGCCGGTGCGCGAAGAGCATCGGGAGAAAGACCTGGAGCGTTTCGGCCGCACCGTTTATGAAGGCATCCTTGCCGGTGATCCTGAGGGAACCTGGGTGATGCAGGGCTGGGCCTTCGTTTACGACGCGAAGTTCTGGGATAACGCAGCCGTTGCCGCGCTACTGCGCGGCGTGCCGGACGATCGCATGCTGATTCTCGATTATTCGAATGACCTCGCAGCGGATGTGAAAGGCAAATACTCGCCTGAGCAATGGAAGCTGCAGAAGGCGTTTTTCGGCAAGCAGTGGCTGCATGGCATGGCCCACACCTTTGGGGGCAACAACAATATCAAGGGCAACCTCTCTCTGATGGCCTCAGCAGGCGCTGCGGCGCTCGCGAGTGCGCAGCGCGGAAATCTTGCCGGATGGAGCATGTGCCCGGAAGGCATTGAGAATAACGAAGTCGTCTATGAGCTGATGACCGATGCGGCCTGGCAGCGTGAGGCGATCGATCTCGACATCTGGATTCCTGCCTACTGCCGATCGCGCTACGGAGCCTGCCCCGAGAGCATGCGCAAGGCGTGGGAGCTTTTGCAAAAGACTGCTTACGGTAGCCACATCTGGATGACCAAGCAGGCCTGGCAGACGGAGCCCGGCAGCCATCCCGAGGCCGTCGCCGTGAATGCAGGCCCGGAGTATCAGCAGGCCGTCGAGCTCTTTCTCGCATGTGCTCCGCAGCTGGGTGGATCGGAGCTTTACCGAAACGACGTCATCGAGCTTACGGTGCAGGCTGTGGGAGGATACGTCGACAAAGTGCTGGCGGCTGCGGTCGCACTCTATCCAGACAGACGCGATGATGCGGTGAGACACGCGGCGCAAGCTGTTGTGTGGATGGAAGCCATGGACGGGCTGCTGAACATCCGCACCGACCGGCGGCTCGAGACATGGACCACCGCAGCGCGCTCCTGGGCTCGCAACAATGCTGAAGCCGCGTTTTATGACGAGAATGCGCGACGGCTGATTACGACCTGGGGGTGGCCTGAGCTCTCCGATTACGCTGCCCGGGCCTGGTCCGGCCTTGCCCGCGACTATTACGCGGCGCGCTGGAAAGCCTGGTTCGAGGCTCGCCATCGTGGCGCTGCTTTTTCACTCGACCTGTGGCAGCAGACGTGGCTGTCCTCGCCTTATCGCCCAAGCCCGGCAACTCCGGTTGGCGATGCTGTTGTGGAGTCGCGCCGTCTGCTGGAGGCATGCAGACGGTACGAGATCTAA
- a CDS encoding transcriptional regulator codes for MFASLPAASALGASTPWVSVGPEGGDARSFAFDPTHPQHLYLGTLDSWIYESNDGGASWKRLARLGKTDDLVVDNLAVDEADPKTIYAAVWRMTRDGGGIYVSHDAGQSWTSFAGMEGQSVRSFAQAPSNSKILVAGAISGIYRSEDGGEHWAQISPQGSGEIRKVESVAIDPQDPKTIYAGTWHLPWKTTDGGANWKNIKQGVIDDSDVFSIIIDPARPSVVYASACSGIYLSDTGGEVFRKVQGIPSTARRTRVLMQDPVNRNIVYAGTTEGLYKTADGGANWARMTGPDVIINDVYVDPKDDKHVLLATDRSGVLASMDGAATFTASNAGISQRQVTAFLTDAKKPETLYAGVVNDKSYGGVFVSEDGGRTWAQRSQGLDGRDVFSLVQSDDGTIFAGTNHGLFRWDGSTWQQDGMVANTREKTVLVTRHGKREKKTVTEADKPTPIDGQVNSIAVSGTVWFAATSTGVYRSVTQGATWTGPVLNDADYRFVDEHGPVVFAARRNDLRVSDDSGMNWKAVALPAKLTQVQALTTQPDGTLWLGGREGAFFSKDQGQTWEAMTNLPFGNIASVDWNESMKRVVITSLDSTLVFAVDPTEKSWKWWDTGWRVRRVHTMGGRLVAASLYDGIVVQPESSGQTGVLQQATK; via the coding sequence GTGTTCGCTTCTCTTCCAGCCGCTTCCGCCCTGGGCGCATCCACGCCCTGGGTATCGGTCGGGCCGGAGGGTGGTGACGCCCGCAGCTTTGCCTTTGATCCCACACACCCGCAGCATCTCTATCTGGGAACACTGGATAGCTGGATTTATGAATCCAACGATGGCGGCGCCAGCTGGAAGCGCCTGGCTCGCCTGGGAAAGACCGACGACCTGGTCGTCGATAACCTGGCCGTCGATGAGGCCGATCCGAAGACGATTTATGCCGCGGTCTGGAGGATGACCCGGGATGGTGGCGGCATCTACGTGAGCCATGATGCGGGCCAGAGCTGGACGTCCTTTGCTGGCATGGAAGGGCAGTCGGTGCGCTCGTTTGCGCAGGCTCCGTCTAATTCCAAGATTCTGGTTGCCGGTGCGATCAGCGGTATTTATCGCAGCGAAGATGGCGGCGAGCACTGGGCGCAGATCAGTCCGCAGGGCAGCGGCGAGATCCGCAAGGTGGAGTCGGTGGCTATCGATCCCCAGGACCCGAAGACGATCTATGCCGGAACCTGGCACCTGCCGTGGAAGACCACCGATGGCGGTGCGAACTGGAAGAACATCAAGCAGGGCGTGATCGACGATTCGGATGTGTTCTCGATCATCATCGATCCCGCGCGGCCAAGCGTGGTGTATGCCAGCGCCTGTTCGGGAATCTATCTGAGCGATACGGGCGGGGAAGTGTTCCGGAAGGTGCAGGGTATTCCTTCGACGGCGCGGCGCACGCGTGTGCTGATGCAGGATCCGGTCAATCGCAACATTGTGTATGCGGGCACGACTGAGGGTCTCTACAAGACGGCGGATGGCGGCGCGAACTGGGCCCGGATGACCGGACCTGACGTAATCATCAATGACGTCTATGTAGATCCGAAGGACGATAAGCACGTGCTGCTGGCGACCGACCGCAGCGGTGTGCTGGCGAGCATGGATGGGGCTGCAACCTTCACGGCGTCGAATGCAGGCATATCCCAGCGGCAGGTGACGGCGTTTCTGACCGATGCGAAGAAGCCCGAGACGCTCTATGCCGGCGTGGTGAACGACAAGAGCTATGGCGGGGTTTTTGTCTCCGAAGACGGCGGCCGGACGTGGGCGCAGCGTAGCCAGGGACTGGATGGCCGCGATGTTTTCAGCCTGGTGCAGAGCGATGACGGGACAATTTTCGCGGGCACGAACCACGGTCTCTTCCGCTGGGACGGCAGCACCTGGCAGCAGGACGGCATGGTTGCGAACACGCGAGAAAAGACCGTCCTGGTGACGCGGCACGGCAAGCGCGAAAAGAAGACGGTGACGGAAGCAGACAAGCCGACACCGATCGATGGACAGGTGAACAGCATCGCGGTGAGCGGTACGGTGTGGTTCGCCGCCACGTCGACCGGGGTGTATCGCAGCGTGACGCAGGGTGCGACGTGGACCGGACCGGTTCTGAACGATGCGGACTATCGCTTTGTCGACGAACACGGGCCGGTGGTCTTTGCGGCGCGCCGGAATGACCTGCGTGTTTCCGATGACAGCGGCATGAACTGGAAGGCCGTTGCTCTGCCGGCGAAGCTGACCCAGGTACAGGCCTTGACTACGCAGCCCGACGGTACGCTGTGGCTCGGGGGCCGCGAAGGCGCCTTCTTCAGCAAGGACCAGGGGCAGACATGGGAAGCGATGACCAATCTGCCGTTTGGCAATATCGCCAGCGTGGACTGGAACGAATCGATGAAGCGCGTGGTGATCACGTCACTCGATTCCACCCTGGTTTTCGCCGTGGATCCTACGGAAAAGTCATGGAAGTGGTGGGATACGGGCTGGCGTGTACGCCGGGTGCATACCATGGGCGGCCGTCTCGTCGCTGCGTCGCTCTACGACGGGATTGTTGTGCAGCCGGAATCCTCGGGCCAGACGGGCGTACTTCAGCAGGCAACGAAATAG